A part of Candidatus Electrothrix aestuarii genomic DNA contains:
- a CDS encoding PDDEXK nuclease domain-containing protein, which produces MLPNDYASVLKELKERIQSERLRVTLAANSAMVLLYWDIGKIIVERQQQQGWGAKVIDRLSFDLKHSFPEMSGFSPRNLKYMRKFAETWPDQTIVQRTVAQIPWRSNLALLEKLDDVDTRLWYAQKTVENGWSRNILVMQIESRLHERQGQTVNNFAATLPPPDSDMATQIFKDPYLFDFLGTANLRKEREVEQALMDHVQEFLLEMGAGFAFVGRQMLLEVGDQDFRLDLLFYHLKLRCFVVVELKAVPFDPGFTGQLNLYLSAVDDLMRHPDDKPTIGLLLCKSKNELVVEYALRGLNKPMGVAQWETQLTETLPDNLKDSLPSIEEIEAELKGEV; this is translated from the coding sequence ATGCTCCCGAATGATTATGCTTCCGTACTGAAAGAACTCAAGGAGCGTATTCAATCTGAACGCCTGCGCGTCACCTTGGCAGCTAACTCGGCTATGGTTCTTCTCTACTGGGATATAGGAAAAATCATTGTAGAGCGACAGCAGCAGCAAGGCTGGGGTGCCAAAGTCATTGATCGTCTTTCTTTTGACCTCAAGCACAGCTTTCCGGAAATGAGCGGATTCTCGCCGCGTAACCTCAAGTACATGCGGAAATTTGCCGAGACGTGGCCGGATCAAACAATTGTGCAACGCACCGTTGCACAAATTCCTTGGCGGAGTAACTTAGCTCTGCTTGAAAAGCTGGATGATGTGGATACACGCCTGTGGTATGCCCAAAAAACCGTGGAAAACGGGTGGAGCCGAAACATTCTGGTCATGCAGATCGAAAGCCGTTTGCATGAGCGTCAAGGACAGACTGTAAACAACTTTGCTGCCACTCTTCCGCCGCCTGATTCCGACATGGCGACCCAAATCTTTAAAGATCCTTATCTGTTTGATTTTCTCGGCACTGCCAACCTCAGAAAAGAACGCGAAGTCGAGCAGGCATTGATGGATCATGTGCAGGAGTTTCTCCTGGAAATGGGGGCCGGATTCGCCTTTGTCGGTCGTCAGATGCTGCTGGAGGTGGGAGATCAGGATTTTCGCCTTGATCTGCTTTTTTACCACCTCAAGCTTCGCTGTTTTGTTGTGGTGGAATTAAAGGCTGTACCTTTTGATCCCGGCTTTACCGGCCAACTGAATCTCTACCTGTCCGCAGTTGATGATTTGATGCGGCATCCAGATGATAAGCCGACCATAGGTCTGCTGCTGTGCAAGAGTAAAAACGAGCTGGTGGTAGAATATGCTCTGCGCGGCCTCAACAAACCTATGGGTGTGGCGCAATGGGAAACGCAGCTTACTGAAACCCTGCCTGATAATTTGAAAGACAGTCTGCCGAGTATTGAGGAAATTGAGGCGGAATTAAAAGGTGAAGTGTAG
- a CDS encoding TdeIII family type II restriction endonuclease, giving the protein MKKSTKEQLTAILQDCVDRAIERVKKDKTYRPFHEALLTKKLVAASAFERSFSTSFGQGPIEEISQILAIANGCESSRQKETMANVNKGAVDEIERILSSLRSGESVPNWDKEIARVKAFNKGDYVVRRIISDLWIKNKNTEIFISIKTVKPNIDQTEIVKKDMLLLKAHNPKHETYFGLYYNPGGPNRTDYNWSIPSKIFNMKQDKYVIIGQEYWDFVGGNGTYESLLKIFEKVGNETRSQLEKIGH; this is encoded by the coding sequence ATGAAAAAATCTACCAAGGAACAACTTACAGCTATATTGCAGGACTGTGTTGATCGGGCAATAGAACGTGTAAAAAAAGACAAAACATATCGTCCTTTTCACGAAGCTTTATTGACAAAAAAACTGGTTGCTGCTTCTGCCTTTGAAAGATCTTTTTCGACATCTTTTGGGCAAGGTCCAATTGAAGAAATTTCACAAATTCTTGCTATAGCCAATGGTTGTGAAAGTTCTCGCCAGAAAGAAACAATGGCAAATGTCAACAAGGGAGCCGTTGATGAAATTGAAAGGATTTTAAGTTCTCTCAGAAGTGGTGAGAGTGTACCTAATTGGGACAAAGAAATTGCAAGGGTAAAAGCTTTCAATAAAGGTGATTACGTTGTCAGACGTATTATTTCAGATTTATGGATAAAGAATAAAAATACAGAAATTTTCATATCAATAAAAACCGTGAAGCCCAATATTGACCAAACAGAGATAGTTAAAAAGGACATGCTACTTTTAAAAGCACATAATCCAAAACATGAAACATATTTCGGGCTTTATTATAACCCGGGGGGGCCAAATCGAACTGATTACAACTGGTCAATTCCATCAAAAATTTTCAACATGAAGCAAGACAAATACGTTATAATAGGGCAAGAATATTGGGACTTTGTAGGTGGTAATGGAACCTACGAATCATTGTTAAAAATTTTTGAAAAAGTTGGTAATGAAACCAGGTCACAATTAGAGAAAATAGGTCACTAA
- a CDS encoding DNA cytosine methyltransferase → MQSTFVDIKKASELLKITPQQVRNLCRSKKLPSEKVSGSWVMYEHDIYNYYDNSSCGIAENQSSYYTNEELLSKTKPIALSFFSGAMGLDLGLEKAGFEVLLSCEIDNACRKTIIKNKPQIALIDDINNYTAEEIRELAKLAPNDDIDLVVGGPPCQAFSTAGKRKGLDDKRGNVFLKFLEVAIELAPKFIVIENVRGLLSAPLKHRPHNQRGTGFKPLTPEEKEKGGVLFHVLQKLRKAGYGVNFNLYNSANFGTPQKRERVVVVCSRDGKKLPYLVPTNSEKELFGLPKWRSFKEAMNGAKIDKHHHLEFPEKRLKYYRKLKAGQYWKHLPTELQKEALGKSYYAGGGKTGFLRRLSWDAPSPTLVTHPAMPATDLAHPTEDRPLSVEEYKKIQEFPDSWQIEGSLIEQYKQIGNAVPRSLGTAIGKLLIDYMNNREIKVYEDFNYSRYKNTDEIKWEKEFLKRCNTRTLPLEKF, encoded by the coding sequence ATGCAAAGTACCTTTGTGGATATAAAAAAAGCGTCTGAACTTCTAAAAATCACACCTCAGCAAGTTCGTAATTTATGTCGGAGTAAAAAGCTACCCAGTGAAAAAGTTAGTGGCTCATGGGTTATGTATGAGCACGATATATATAATTACTATGACAATTCAAGTTGCGGAATAGCTGAGAACCAGTCCTCATATTACACTAACGAAGAATTATTATCTAAAACAAAACCGATTGCACTTAGTTTCTTTAGTGGAGCAATGGGCTTAGACTTGGGTCTTGAAAAAGCAGGCTTTGAAGTGCTATTGAGTTGTGAAATTGATAATGCTTGCAGAAAGACCATTATTAAAAATAAACCTCAAATAGCACTAATAGACGATATAAATAATTACACCGCAGAAGAAATTCGAGAGCTTGCAAAGTTGGCCCCCAACGATGATATAGATTTAGTTGTCGGCGGCCCACCCTGCCAAGCATTTAGTACGGCTGGAAAACGGAAAGGGCTAGATGACAAAAGAGGAAATGTATTTTTAAAGTTTCTTGAAGTTGCTATTGAGTTGGCTCCTAAATTTATTGTGATTGAAAATGTGCGCGGTCTTCTATCTGCACCACTAAAACATAGGCCACACAATCAGCGTGGCACAGGCTTTAAACCGCTGACACCTGAAGAAAAAGAAAAAGGCGGCGTTTTATTCCATGTGTTACAAAAACTTCGAAAGGCAGGTTATGGGGTAAATTTTAATTTATATAACTCAGCTAATTTTGGAACTCCACAAAAAAGAGAAAGGGTTGTTGTCGTATGTTCTCGTGATGGTAAGAAATTACCATATCTTGTGCCAACCAATTCTGAAAAAGAACTGTTTGGTTTGCCGAAATGGCGGTCTTTTAAAGAAGCAATGAATGGGGCTAAAATTGATAAACACCATCATTTAGAATTCCCTGAAAAAAGATTAAAATATTACCGAAAATTAAAAGCTGGCCAATATTGGAAGCACCTCCCTACTGAATTGCAGAAAGAAGCTCTCGGGAAATCATATTATGCAGGTGGTGGCAAAACAGGTTTTTTACGGCGTTTGTCCTGGGACGCCCCCTCACCTACTTTAGTGACACATCCAGCAATGCCTGCCACCGACTTGGCCCACCCAACTGAAGACCGTCCTTTGAGTGTTGAAGAATATAAGAAAATTCAAGAATTCCCTGATTCTTGGCAAATTGAAGGTAGCTTGATAGAACAATATAAACAAATCGGAAATGCCGTACCAAGAAGCCTTGGCACGGCAATAGGTAAATTGCTAATCGACTACATGAACAATCGTGAAATTAAAGTTTACGAAGATTTTAATTATTCTCGGTACAAGAATACTGATGAAATAAAATGGGAAAAAGAATTTTTAAAGCGGTGCAACACACGCACACTGCCACTTGAAAAATTTTAG
- a CDS encoding Tex family protein, with amino-acid sequence MSQNQQQDHRIAHRISQALQITSQQVLATAQLLEEGATVPFISRYRKEVTGSLDETQVAAIRDQLTDFAALEKRRKNMLDSLAERELLTTELEQALGKAEDLTTLEDIFLPYKQKRKTKAVMAREKGLEPLAQALFTGQDNQIQPGAFVDPEKDVHSEEEALAGARDIIAEWISEDADLRANLRRLFADKAEIRSTVVKKKEEEGAKYRDYFDWQEPAHKAPSHRLLAMFRGSEEKVLRLAIRPDEDAALALINRRFSSQGRFREQVQLAVEESYKRLLGPSLENELRADLKQWADQEAIQVFADNLRELLLAPALGQKRVMALDPGFRTGAKLVCLSEQGQLLDFTTVYPTHGTKQQDEAGRTITTLCRKHRIEAIAIGNGTAGRETEQFVRGLGLDTNILITLVNESGASIYSASEVARREFPDHDITVRGAVSIGRRLQDPLAELVKLDPASIGVGQYQHDVNQAALKKALDDVVMHCVNTVGVEVNSGSLELLTYVSGLGPGLAAKIIARREEQGPFVSRKQLLKVPRLGAKAFEQCAGFLRIHGAKNPLDNSAVHPERYAVVEKMAADLGCTVQELMQRKELRDRIDLQRYVSKDSGKGGSQALGLPTLRDILEELARPGRDPRQEFTAFAFADGVNSMDDLIEEMRLPGIVTNVTKFGAFVDIGVHQDGLVHISQLADRFVKDPAEVVKVGQQVTVRVLEVDQQRKRIALSLRER; translated from the coding sequence ATGTCCCAGAATCAGCAACAAGATCATCGTATCGCGCATCGTATATCTCAAGCCCTGCAAATTACTTCCCAACAGGTACTTGCCACAGCTCAACTCCTTGAAGAAGGGGCGACTGTCCCTTTTATCTCCCGCTATCGGAAGGAGGTGACCGGTTCCCTTGATGAAACCCAGGTCGCTGCCATTCGTGACCAGTTGACTGACTTTGCTGCGTTGGAGAAGCGACGGAAGAATATGCTGGATTCGTTGGCTGAACGGGAATTACTCACCACGGAATTAGAGCAGGCATTGGGCAAGGCAGAAGACCTGACCACGCTGGAAGATATCTTTCTGCCGTATAAGCAGAAGCGCAAGACCAAGGCGGTGATGGCCAGGGAAAAGGGTCTGGAGCCGCTGGCCCAGGCTCTCTTTACCGGTCAGGATAACCAGATTCAACCGGGAGCCTTTGTTGATCCGGAAAAAGACGTGCATTCGGAGGAAGAGGCCCTGGCCGGGGCACGGGATATTATCGCCGAGTGGATCAGTGAGGATGCAGATCTGCGGGCTAACTTGCGTCGACTTTTTGCGGATAAGGCGGAGATTCGTTCCACCGTGGTGAAGAAAAAGGAGGAAGAAGGGGCGAAATATCGGGATTATTTTGATTGGCAGGAGCCTGCGCATAAGGCCCCGAGTCACCGGCTGCTGGCCATGTTTCGCGGGTCAGAGGAAAAGGTACTGCGTCTCGCAATCCGACCGGATGAGGATGCTGCTCTGGCCTTGATCAACAGGCGATTCTCGTCTCAAGGCAGGTTTCGTGAGCAGGTACAGCTGGCAGTAGAGGAGAGCTATAAGCGACTGCTTGGCCCGTCTTTGGAAAATGAGTTGCGGGCAGACTTGAAGCAGTGGGCTGATCAGGAGGCCATTCAGGTCTTTGCTGATAATCTCCGGGAATTGCTGCTGGCTCCGGCTTTGGGGCAGAAACGGGTCATGGCCCTTGACCCGGGTTTTCGTACCGGAGCCAAGCTGGTCTGTCTTAGTGAGCAGGGGCAGTTGCTGGATTTTACTACAGTCTATCCCACCCACGGGACAAAGCAGCAGGATGAGGCCGGGCGAACCATCACAACGCTCTGCCGGAAGCATCGGATTGAGGCCATTGCCATTGGTAACGGCACTGCCGGGCGGGAGACAGAACAGTTTGTCCGTGGTCTTGGGCTGGATACAAACATCCTGATTACCCTGGTCAATGAAAGCGGGGCCTCAATTTATTCCGCCTCCGAGGTGGCTCGGCGGGAATTTCCTGACCATGATATCACGGTGCGGGGAGCGGTTTCCATTGGGCGTCGCCTCCAGGATCCTCTGGCAGAGCTGGTCAAGCTTGATCCTGCTTCCATCGGGGTCGGGCAGTACCAGCATGATGTCAATCAGGCTGCCCTGAAAAAGGCTCTGGATGATGTGGTCATGCATTGCGTGAATACTGTCGGGGTGGAGGTGAACAGCGGCTCGCTGGAGTTGCTTACCTATGTCTCGGGCCTGGGGCCGGGACTGGCAGCCAAGATCATTGCCCGGCGGGAGGAACAGGGGCCGTTTGTCAGTCGTAAACAACTGCTCAAGGTGCCTCGTCTGGGGGCGAAAGCATTTGAGCAATGCGCAGGCTTTCTCCGTATTCACGGAGCAAAAAATCCCCTGGATAATTCTGCTGTCCACCCGGAACGGTATGCCGTAGTGGAGAAAATGGCTGCTGATCTGGGCTGTACTGTTCAGGAGCTTATGCAGCGAAAAGAGCTGCGGGACAGGATTGATCTGCAACGATATGTCAGCAAGGACAGTGGAAAAGGAGGGAGCCAGGCCCTTGGGCTTCCTACTCTGCGGGACATCCTGGAAGAGCTGGCCCGACCCGGTCGTGATCCCCGCCAAGAGTTCACAGCCTTTGCCTTTGCTGATGGGGTCAATTCGATGGATGATCTGATTGAGGAAATGCGTCTGCCTGGTATTGTTACCAATGTGACCAAGTTCGGGGCTTTTGTTGATATCGGGGTCCATCAGGACGGACTGGTTCATATCAGCCAACTGGCGGATCGTTTTGTCAAAGATCCTGCTGAGGTGGTCAAGGTGGGGCAGCAGGTAACGGTGCGGGTGCTGGAGGTTGATCAGCAGCGGAAACGGATTGCGCTTTCTCTGCGGGAGAGGTAG
- a CDS encoding YggT family protein, whose protein sequence is MFILGNFLLALAKLINIVFTAYTWIIIARAVISWVNADPYNPIVRFLVQVTEPVLEKIRRYLPPMGGLDLSPMILIFAIIFLQSFLVPTLTSIGMSMH, encoded by the coding sequence ATGTTTATACTTGGAAATTTCCTTTTGGCTCTGGCAAAACTTATTAATATTGTTTTTACGGCCTACACCTGGATTATCATTGCCCGGGCGGTTATATCCTGGGTCAATGCAGACCCCTACAACCCTATCGTCAGATTTCTTGTCCAGGTCACAGAACCGGTCCTAGAAAAAATTCGCCGCTACCTTCCTCCAATGGGAGGGCTTGACCTCAGCCCTATGATCCTCATTTTTGCCATTATCTTTCTGCAAAGCTTTCTTGTGCCAACACTCACCAGCATAGGAATGTCCATGCACTAA
- a CDS encoding DUF167 domain-containing protein — translation MPYLQTQPDGSLMLSLYVQPRGGQNAIVGLHGEAIKLRLSAPPVDGKANKAIIAFFAKSLKIPKSAVTIKSGLQSRMKKILLSGVDEEQVRALIND, via the coding sequence ATGCCCTACTTACAGACCCAGCCCGATGGCAGCCTGATGCTCTCTCTCTATGTCCAGCCCAGAGGTGGCCAAAATGCCATCGTTGGTCTCCACGGAGAAGCAATCAAACTGCGGTTGAGTGCGCCCCCAGTGGATGGCAAGGCAAACAAGGCAATTATCGCTTTTTTTGCAAAGTCTTTAAAAATTCCCAAATCTGCGGTAACTATTAAAAGCGGCTTACAGAGTCGCATGAAAAAGATTTTATTGTCTGGAGTGGATGAAGAGCAGGTTCGCGCCCTTATTAACGACTAA
- a CDS encoding rhodanese-related (seleno)protein yields MKNILLLVVAVLLGIGGASQALSADIQTISKEELKSKLGSYEYTILDVRSDNHWDASDNKIPGAIRLPGDKVDVWAENFHKNTPLVLYCACEGLGTSGRLAQKLMEKGFTHVYALSGGWTEWLMNSYPVTHK; encoded by the coding sequence ATGAAAAACATTCTGCTGCTCGTCGTTGCCGTATTACTGGGGATAGGTGGTGCAAGCCAAGCACTTTCCGCTGATATTCAAACGATAAGCAAAGAAGAGCTGAAGTCCAAGCTTGGTTCCTATGAGTACACGATTTTGGATGTGCGCAGTGATAATCATTGGGATGCCAGTGATAATAAAATTCCTGGTGCAATCCGCCTGCCAGGCGATAAAGTAGATGTTTGGGCGGAGAACTTTCATAAAAACACCCCGCTGGTACTTTATTGTGCTTGTGAGGGCTTAGGGACAAGTGGTCGATTGGCCCAGAAGCTCATGGAAAAGGGTTTTACGCATGTTTACGCCTTGAGCGGCGGTTGGACTGAGTGGCTTATGAACAGTTATCCGGTTACCCACAAGTAA
- a CDS encoding toll/interleukin-1 receptor domain-containing protein, producing MIPTNKFVFNNYYVIQGVPDDFTYKVFISHSWDDKERFVTEFAIKLRGRGVDAWVDQWEMMPGDSLVRKIFCEGIQNAEAFIIVLSKNSVQKKWVKEELDLAVVKKIEEGARLIPIVIDDCNIPAPLKSTVWVKINELKEYQNEFEKIVMAIFGQTNKPPLGPPPNYVSNDIISFSSLGKTDSIIFNAICEKALEKNEEFQISAYSVFCSTMKYEIDKESFNESLLLLAHKQLIRIPGPVSFRCSVDLTSYGVSYYINERVPEIEEIEKTIVCELVNTKEGQLDFGDINIIYRHYVLQKLANNNLISYTRTLGGMVIQGVSPLLKRFAAELYN from the coding sequence GTGATACCGACTAATAAATTTGTTTTCAATAATTACTATGTTATTCAGGGAGTTCCAGATGACTTCACCTATAAAGTATTTATCAGCCATTCCTGGGATGATAAAGAGCGTTTTGTTACTGAATTTGCAATAAAATTGCGTGGTCGCGGTGTTGATGCCTGGGTAGATCAATGGGAGATGATGCCTGGTGATAGTTTAGTAAGGAAAATATTTTGTGAAGGTATCCAAAATGCTGAGGCATTTATAATAGTTCTGTCAAAAAACAGTGTCCAGAAGAAGTGGGTTAAAGAGGAGCTGGATTTAGCTGTTGTAAAAAAAATAGAAGAAGGTGCAAGATTAATTCCAATAGTAATTGATGATTGTAACATTCCAGCCCCATTAAAAAGTACGGTATGGGTTAAGATTAATGAATTAAAAGAATATCAGAATGAATTTGAAAAGATTGTCATGGCAATTTTTGGTCAAACTAATAAGCCGCCGTTAGGTCCTCCGCCAAATTATGTCTCAAATGATATAATATCGTTTAGTTCTTTAGGAAAAACAGACTCCATAATATTTAATGCTATATGTGAGAAAGCTTTAGAAAAGAATGAGGAATTCCAGATTTCTGCATATAGTGTTTTTTGCAGTACAATGAAGTACGAAATTGATAAAGAGTCGTTTAATGAATCGTTATTATTATTGGCGCATAAGCAGCTCATAAGGATACCTGGCCCTGTAAGTTTTCGTTGTAGCGTTGATCTTACCAGTTATGGGGTAAGTTATTATATCAATGAACGCGTTCCTGAGATTGAAGAAATAGAGAAAACTATTGTTTGCGAACTCGTAAACACCAAAGAAGGGCAGCTTGATTTTGGCGATATCAATATAATATATCGACATTATGTTCTCCAGAAATTGGCCAATAACAATTTGATCAGCTATACAAGGACGTTGGGTGGAATGGTTATACAAGGAGTTTCTCCATTGCTTAAACGTTTTGCCGCTGAACTATATAATTAA
- a CDS encoding META domain-containing protein: MSNLALKKTKEILTSCCLVALSLSFATAAYAIGARGEFTCYDSFSMYSIETRMDHCTEEQAAQVLYNDACNFCSDKGGLANFRVNSFGSAEKIKLSGTSWEVTSYNDGRGLVDINFYKELDIQFGADGRFWGRSFCNNYMGDYTVSGDRISMKAGSSTYMRCEERRMRQDDLLLEAFRAAVGYETKGDQLILKDDYGTWVVVLIRK, from the coding sequence ATGTCGAACCTTGCTCTGAAGAAAACAAAAGAAATTCTTACAAGCTGTTGTCTCGTTGCATTGTCTCTATCTTTCGCAACTGCTGCCTACGCTATAGGAGCAAGAGGTGAATTCACCTGCTACGACTCCTTTTCGATGTATTCAATAGAAACAAGGATGGATCATTGCACTGAGGAACAGGCAGCACAGGTTCTTTACAACGATGCGTGTAATTTTTGCTCTGATAAAGGCGGACTGGCAAATTTTAGGGTGAATTCTTTTGGCTCTGCTGAAAAGATTAAGTTATCTGGAACCTCCTGGGAGGTGACCAGTTATAACGACGGTCGAGGACTTGTCGATATAAACTTTTACAAAGAACTCGACATACAATTTGGGGCAGACGGTAGATTTTGGGGGCGATCTTTCTGTAATAATTATATGGGAGATTATACTGTCTCTGGAGATCGAATTTCTATGAAAGCAGGTAGCTCGACATATATGAGATGCGAAGAAAGACGCATGAGGCAGGATGACCTTCTCTTGGAAGCCTTCCGGGCTGCTGTAGGATATGAGACAAAAGGCGATCAATTGATATTGAAAGACGACTACGGTACATGGGTTGTTGTTCTTATCAGAAAATAA
- a CDS encoding bifunctional riboflavin kinase/FAD synthetase, with protein MQLYRSLDEIKSPFERPVVTIGNFDGVHLGHQLLFHEVAIRAKRSGGTSVAITFDPHPLKVLRPDGIRLISSTRQKIELIRMAGIDALLILPFDQKFAETTASDFVNTVLCNTIRVHELVVGYDYAFGKGREGNIDFLRSQGEKKGFPVTIVEAHYEEDMLVSSTKIRELVMEGRMDDVRNLLGRCYHIHGEVQRGKQRGGSEIGFPTANLKLSEEDLCPKKGVYVTQVIYDDKMYGSVTNIGYNPTFAENELVAETHIFDFNKDIYGHPIHLNVLRYLRGEVKFNSIQELSAQIKQDVAIAKQVLADAAKERVLSCEERFNTLAV; from the coding sequence ATGCAGCTGTATAGAAGTCTAGACGAAATCAAGAGTCCTTTTGAACGCCCGGTAGTCACCATCGGCAATTTTGACGGGGTACACCTGGGACACCAGCTTCTTTTTCATGAGGTGGCAATTCGAGCCAAACGGAGCGGCGGCACCTCCGTAGCCATCACCTTTGACCCGCATCCACTTAAAGTGTTGCGCCCCGATGGTATCAGACTGATCTCCTCGACCCGGCAAAAAATCGAGCTCATTCGCATGGCGGGAATTGACGCTCTGCTCATTCTCCCCTTTGATCAGAAATTCGCAGAAACCACGGCCAGTGACTTTGTCAATACCGTGCTCTGCAACACTATAAGGGTTCATGAATTAGTGGTGGGCTATGATTATGCCTTTGGCAAGGGCAGAGAGGGGAATATCGACTTCCTTCGCAGCCAAGGCGAAAAAAAAGGCTTTCCGGTCACCATAGTTGAGGCCCATTATGAGGAAGATATGCTGGTCTCCAGCACCAAAATCCGCGAGTTGGTCATGGAAGGGCGAATGGACGATGTGCGTAACTTACTCGGTCGCTGCTACCACATTCACGGCGAGGTGCAACGGGGCAAGCAACGGGGCGGCTCTGAGATAGGCTTTCCCACCGCAAACCTGAAACTTTCAGAAGAGGATCTCTGTCCGAAAAAAGGCGTCTATGTAACCCAAGTCATCTATGATGACAAGATGTACGGCAGCGTCACCAATATAGGCTATAATCCCACCTTTGCAGAAAATGAACTGGTGGCTGAAACACATATCTTTGATTTCAACAAAGATATCTATGGCCACCCTATCCACCTTAACGTGCTCCGTTATTTACGTGGGGAAGTGAAGTTCAACTCCATACAGGAGCTCTCCGCACAAATCAAGCAAGATGTCGCTATAGCGAAGCAGGTACTTGCTGATGCTGCAAAGGAGCGTGTACTTTCCTGCGAGGAACGTTTTAACACTCTAGCGGTCTGA